The following coding sequences are from one Chanos chanos chromosome 12, fChaCha1.1, whole genome shotgun sequence window:
- the pex11b gene encoding peroxisomal membrane protein 11B, with the protein MESWVRFNAQSQAKERVFRAAQYACTLLGYTLQKGGASADLLTTIKHLEAHLSLTRKLMRLGNSAEALEAAKRAVHLSDCVLRLCITVAHLNRVMYFACDNILWAGKTGLLANLDQNKWSQRSFRYYLFALILNLTRDAYEIHLLMEREARSSSAKGSLSSPSPLAPTPENGEFSPSPFPSPASAPVPAFPVITARLHRQLRLLVSVLRSNPPLLLDLLKNLCDVFIPLDRLGLYPTGTGFVGACGLASSILSILTIIHPWLKLKP; encoded by the exons GGCTGCGCAGTATGCCTGCACGTTGCTTGGTTACACTCTGCAGAAGGGTGGGGCGAGTGCTGATCTCTTGACCACCATTAAGCACTTGGAGGCCCATTTGAGTTTAACCAGGAAGC TGATGAGACTTGGGAACTCTGCGGAGGCTCTGGAGGCGGCCAAACGGGCGGTGCACCTGTCGGACTGCGTGCTGCGTCTGTGCATCACTGTGGCACACCTGAACCGGGTCATGTATTTTGCCTGCGACAACATACTGTGGGCTGGCAAGACCGGTCTGCTAGCCAACCTGGATCAGAACAAATGGAGCCAGAGAtcattcag atattACTTGTTCGCCCTCATTCTGAACTTGACCAGAGATGCGTATGAGATCCATttgctgatggagagagaggcacgGAGCAGCTCAGCCAAAGGTTCCCTGTCCAGCCCCTCTCCTCTCGCCCCTACCCCAGAAAATGGAGAATTCTCCCCCAGCCCTTTCCCCTCCCCCGCCTCAGCTCCAGTCCCCGCCTTCCCCGTCATAACGGCCCGCCTCCACAGGCAGCTCCGCCTCCTGGTCAGTGTGTTGCGGAGTAACCCGCCCCTGCTCTTGGACCTTTTGAAGAACCTGTGCGACGTCTTCATCCCGCTGGACCGGCTCGGTCTCTACCCAACTGGGACGGGATTTGTGGGTGCCTGTGGCCTGGCTTCCTCCATCCTCTCCATCCTTACGATCATCCACCCTTGGCTAAAGCTCAAGCCCTGA